A single genomic interval of Nitrospira sp. harbors:
- a CDS encoding TrbM/KikA/MpfK family conjugal transfer protein — translation MKTTKTMLLALALMVLAQTLMTPPAQAQVLTGDQRLACEALLCLAAGANAPRECSNALAKYAALQAQTALQTLALRKNFLQLCPKRNALGAWEGERR, via the coding sequence ATGAAAACGACAAAGACCATGTTGTTGGCATTGGCACTGATGGTATTGGCGCAAACATTGATGACACCGCCAGCCCAGGCGCAAGTCCTGACAGGCGATCAGCGCCTTGCATGCGAAGCGCTGCTGTGCTTAGCGGCGGGTGCGAATGCCCCACGGGAGTGCTCTAACGCCTTGGCAAAGTATGCGGCGTTGCAGGCACAGACGGCATTGCAAACACTCGCCTTGCGAAAAAACTTCCTGCAATTGTGTCCGAAGCGTAATGCTCTCGGAGCATGGGAAGGAGAACGACGTTGA
- a CDS encoding DMT family protein: MTYALTILLLVCSNIFMTLAWYGHLRFMNNPMWLAIVASWGVAFFEYCLQVPANRIGYQLLSAYQLKVLQEVITLTVFIIFAQLYLGEGLKPKHLAGFLLLGVASWVVFQEHYGLEW, from the coding sequence ATGACATATGCCCTCACCATTCTTCTTCTTGTTTGCTCGAACATATTTATGACCCTGGCATGGTACGGCCATCTCCGGTTTATGAATAACCCGATGTGGCTTGCGATTGTCGCGAGTTGGGGCGTGGCATTCTTTGAGTACTGCTTGCAAGTGCCCGCGAATCGGATTGGATATCAGCTGCTCTCCGCCTATCAGCTCAAGGTTCTTCAAGAGGTGATCACGTTGACGGTGTTCATCATCTTCGCCCAGCTGTATCTGGGCGAAGGGCTGAAGCCCAAACATCTTGCAGGATTCTTATTACTGGGTGTAGCGTCCTGGGTGGTCTTTCAAGAGCATTATGGACTGGAATGGTAG